Proteins co-encoded in one Sphingopyxis sp. BE259 genomic window:
- a CDS encoding histidine kinase, with the protein MTLRKDTLRDQRAKMLAAAPDWRASDARVNPRVAIGSIIAMWLIYFLITTGLGLLTGVPEQWSSAGRRGIVVVAGILCTFVLYQLLQRAQPQSFGARLAAALGAAVPLVIVYASVNLLVFYYWFPVSEAAKIIEEMQAKYPGAWETVLILDSSIRWYFFFAVWAALYVAFGYANEMRAVERRANHFRLEAKNAQLRALHYQVNPHFLFNTLNSLSTLVLKGSKSEAETMIMNLSSFLRSSLAIDPEQLVSLDEEIALQRLYLDIEQTRFPDRLQVEVTIPDELKNACVPVLILQPIIENAIKYGVAPTKGKIAIRLHASAEYGLLVLRIDNDIDAKAPSPASGTGLGLGNVRERLLTRYGPTAGCEWGPSDEGGFVVSLWLPLSRETSCP; encoded by the coding sequence ATGACTCTTCGCAAAGACACGCTGCGCGACCAGCGCGCCAAAATGCTGGCGGCAGCGCCCGACTGGCGCGCGTCGGACGCCCGCGTCAATCCGCGCGTTGCTATCGGCTCGATCATCGCGATGTGGCTGATCTATTTCCTGATCACCACCGGTCTCGGCCTGCTGACCGGGGTGCCCGAACAATGGTCCTCCGCGGGGCGGCGCGGCATTGTCGTCGTGGCGGGCATCCTGTGCACATTCGTGCTGTATCAATTGCTACAGCGCGCCCAGCCGCAAAGTTTCGGCGCCCGCCTGGCGGCGGCTCTCGGCGCCGCGGTGCCGCTCGTCATCGTCTATGCATCGGTCAATTTGCTGGTTTTTTATTACTGGTTCCCGGTTTCCGAAGCGGCCAAGATCATCGAAGAAATGCAGGCGAAATATCCCGGCGCCTGGGAAACTGTACTGATCCTCGACAGCTCGATTCGCTGGTATTTCTTTTTTGCCGTATGGGCCGCGCTCTATGTCGCTTTCGGCTATGCAAATGAAATGCGCGCGGTCGAACGGCGCGCCAATCATTTCCGGCTCGAGGCCAAAAATGCCCAGCTGCGGGCGCTGCATTACCAGGTCAATCCGCACTTCCTGTTCAACACCCTCAATTCGCTGTCGACCCTTGTCCTCAAAGGTTCGAAAAGCGAGGCCGAGACGATGATCATGAACCTGTCGTCCTTCCTCCGCTCAAGCCTGGCGATCGACCCCGAACAGCTGGTCAGTCTGGACGAAGAGATCGCACTGCAACGCCTGTATCTCGATATCGAACAGACGCGTTTCCCCGACCGCTTGCAGGTCGAGGTAACGATCCCCGACGAACTGAAAAATGCGTGCGTCCCGGTGCTGATCCTGCAACCGATCATCGAAAATGCGATCAAATATGGCGTTGCGCCGACCAAGGGCAAAATCGCCATCCGCCTGCACGCCAGCGCCGAATACGGATTGCTGGTATTGCGGATCGACAATGACATCGACGCCAAGGCGCCTTCGCCTGCGTCGGGCACCGGCCTTGGCCTCGGCAATGTTCGCGAACGGCTGCTGACCCGCTATGGCCCCACCGCCGGGTGCGAATGGGGCCCCTCTGATGAGGGCGGCTTTGTCGTTTCGCTGTGGCTGCCGCTATCACGAGAGACATCCTGCCCATGA
- a CDS encoding response regulator transcription factor: protein MIQTLRTLIVDDEPLAIERLQILTGQQDGVSLVGTASDGASALRMVDALAPDLVLCDIAMPDLNGLEVAAAIDRLDNPPAVIFVTAFDQYAVAAFDVAAVDYLLKPVSPERLARALTRVREWRATERAPTQKSKWINEFWVQNRGEMLRIDAGQVDLIEAERDYMRLHLGARSWLIHQTIKSLEARMNPDQFMRIHRSKMVRRDGIVGLKHHGDGAWSVDLGEGGVHRIGRTYLHDVKAIMHA from the coding sequence ATGATCCAGACGCTCCGCACCCTGATCGTCGATGACGAACCGCTGGCGATCGAGCGACTGCAAATCCTGACCGGCCAACAGGACGGGGTGTCGCTGGTCGGTACCGCCAGCGACGGTGCCTCCGCGCTCCGCATGGTCGACGCCCTCGCGCCCGATCTCGTCCTTTGTGACATTGCGATGCCCGACCTCAACGGGCTGGAGGTTGCCGCCGCGATCGACCGGCTCGACAATCCCCCCGCAGTGATTTTCGTCACCGCGTTCGACCAATATGCGGTTGCGGCGTTCGACGTCGCGGCAGTCGATTATCTGCTCAAACCGGTATCACCCGAACGCCTGGCGCGGGCGCTGACGCGGGTCCGCGAATGGCGCGCGACCGAACGGGCGCCAACGCAAAAGAGCAAATGGATCAACGAATTCTGGGTCCAGAACCGCGGCGAAATGCTGCGGATAGACGCGGGCCAAGTCGACCTGATCGAGGCTGAGCGCGACTACATGCGGCTACACCTTGGCGCGCGTAGCTGGCTGATCCACCAGACGATCAAATCCTTGGAAGCGCGGATGAACCCCGATCAGTTCATGCGGATCCACCGGTCGAAAATGGTGCGCCGCGACGGGATCGTCGGGCTGAAACATCATGGTGATGGCGCGTGGAGCGTCGATCTGGGCGAAGGCGGCGTTCACCGCATCGGCCGCACCTATCTGCACGACGTCAAAGCGATCATGCACGCCTGA
- a CDS encoding UrcA family protein, translating into MAKLSLILLSVPVACIGLSVPAAAEDEFGERRSVVVPYHDLNLASVEGRDRLNARVKSAVLSVCNSRPHYRPTLQERAQSQICEKATMADANVKLAGLLNGGGTRLADRGQTIFVSAP; encoded by the coding sequence ATGGCGAAACTTTCCCTGATCCTGCTGAGCGTGCCGGTGGCGTGCATCGGCCTGAGTGTTCCGGCGGCTGCCGAGGATGAATTTGGCGAACGACGGAGCGTCGTCGTGCCTTATCATGACCTGAATCTGGCCAGCGTCGAAGGCCGCGACCGGCTGAACGCGCGGGTCAAGTCGGCCGTGCTTTCGGTGTGCAACAGCCGCCCGCACTATCGGCCCACGCTGCAAGAGCGCGCGCAGTCCCAAATTTGCGAGAAGGCGACGATGGCCGATGCCAATGTCAAACTGGCGGGGCTGCTGAATGGCGGCGGCACCCGGCTGGCCGATCGCGGTCAGACGATATTCGTGTCCGCACCCTGA
- a CDS encoding MATE family efflux transporter has product MTENVTPTPVAVASDPASAPVPPRQTARGGMDLTSGPIAKTLIIFALPTLASNVLQTLSGSVNSIWVGQFLGNSALAATANANIIMFLMFATFFGFGMAATVLIGQAIGRGDIDAARRAAGGAIGLAALFAVVIAIVGWFTSDAILRLLETPPEAFALAHDYLRVTFVAIPASMISVTLMMASRGAGDAVTPLRFMVLTVVIDIVLNPVLILGLGPVPRLGIAGSALATAIAGTISLIGMIIWFYVKDHPLRLRGRELAYLAPSWRELRFIIARGLPMGAQMLVISGAGLVMVGLVNREGLVTAAAYGATLQLWNYIQMPALAVGAAVSAMAAQNIGAQRWDRVSTITNSGITINLAMTGVLIAMLLLFDHAALALFLGSGSEAIEVSRHIQYIATWTFLPFGTTIVIIGTLRANGSVVPPLIILALSMFPIRFGIYYFAYPTLGADAIWWSFPLSSLASLAMAWAVYRRGHWRRALPQPAAG; this is encoded by the coding sequence TTGACCGAAAACGTCACCCCCACCCCCGTCGCCGTCGCCAGCGACCCCGCTTCGGCGCCAGTCCCCCCGCGCCAGACGGCGCGCGGCGGGATGGACCTGACCAGCGGGCCGATCGCCAAAACGCTGATCATCTTTGCGCTCCCGACGCTCGCCTCGAACGTCCTTCAAACCCTCTCGGGTTCGGTCAATTCGATCTGGGTCGGGCAGTTTCTGGGCAACAGCGCGCTCGCCGCGACCGCCAATGCCAACATCATCATGTTCCTGATGTTCGCGACCTTTTTCGGCTTTGGCATGGCGGCGACGGTGCTGATCGGGCAAGCGATCGGGCGCGGCGACATCGATGCCGCACGCCGCGCAGCAGGCGGCGCAATCGGTCTGGCCGCGCTGTTCGCGGTGGTCATCGCGATCGTCGGCTGGTTCACATCCGACGCGATATTGCGCCTGCTCGAAACCCCGCCCGAAGCCTTTGCGCTGGCGCACGACTACCTCCGCGTCACCTTTGTCGCGATCCCCGCCAGCATGATTTCGGTGACGCTGATGATGGCCTCGCGCGGCGCCGGGGACGCGGTCACCCCGCTGCGCTTCATGGTACTGACCGTCGTGATCGACATTGTGCTGAACCCGGTGCTGATCCTCGGGCTCGGCCCCGTTCCGCGCCTCGGCATCGCGGGCAGCGCGCTGGCGACCGCGATTGCCGGGACGATCAGCCTGATCGGCATGATCATCTGGTTTTACGTCAAGGATCATCCGCTCCGTCTGCGCGGCCGCGAACTCGCCTATCTGGCGCCCAGCTGGCGTGAACTGCGCTTCATTATCGCGCGCGGGCTGCCGATGGGCGCGCAGATGCTGGTGATTTCGGGCGCGGGCCTCGTCATGGTCGGGCTGGTCAACCGCGAGGGGCTCGTCACCGCTGCCGCCTATGGCGCTACGCTCCAGCTGTGGAATTACATCCAGATGCCCGCGCTCGCGGTCGGCGCCGCGGTCAGCGCGATGGCGGCGCAGAATATCGGGGCGCAGCGCTGGGACCGCGTATCGACGATCACCAACAGCGGCATCACGATCAATCTGGCGATGACCGGGGTGCTGATCGCGATGCTGTTGCTGTTCGATCATGCTGCGCTCGCGCTGTTCCTGGGGAGCGGCAGCGAAGCGATCGAAGTGTCGCGGCATATCCAGTATATCGCGACCTGGACCTTCCTGCCCTTCGGCACCACCATCGTCATCATCGGCACCTTGCGCGCCAATGGGTCGGTTGTGCCGCCGCTGATCATCCTGGCGCTATCGATGTTTCCGATCCGCTTCGGTATCTATTATTTCGCGTATCCGACGCTCGGCGCCGACGCGATCTGGTGGAGCTTTCCGCTCTCGTCGCTCGCGTCGCTGGCGATGGCTTGGGCCGTGTATCGGCGCGGCCACTGGCGCCGTGCGCTCCCCCAACCCGCTGCGGGCTGA